The following proteins are encoded in a genomic region of Nitrospirota bacterium:
- the lgt gene encoding prolipoprotein diacylglyceryl transferase: MFQIKDFFRKEAMHPILFEIPRIDLGAWTLGPIPIRLYGLMIGIGFLLGITLASRRAKKEGINPELIVDMGVYLLLAAIIGSRILYVLTALREFTTHPLEVFAIWKGGLVFYGGVLAAVPVGIWYVRKHDLPVWKTADIMAPYAALGHAFGRLGCFFAGCCYGAPCTGTFCITFNDPHSLAPLGTPLFPTQLMESVGEFILFGLLLLLRRYKRFDGQLFGLYLIFYAVLRFSIEFFRGDVARGVYFGGLISTSQIIAIVIALTAAATMAIGRKKNRARAKV, from the coding sequence GTGTTTCAGATTAAGGATTTCTTCCGGAAGGAAGCCATGCATCCCATTCTCTTTGAGATCCCCCGGATCGACCTCGGCGCCTGGACCCTTGGTCCGATCCCGATCCGCCTGTACGGGCTGATGATCGGTATCGGTTTCCTGCTCGGCATCACCTTGGCTTCTCGGCGGGCGAAAAAGGAAGGGATCAATCCCGAGCTCATCGTCGACATGGGCGTCTACCTGCTGCTTGCGGCCATCATCGGCTCGCGCATCCTTTACGTGCTGACGGCGCTGCGCGAGTTCACGACGCATCCCCTCGAGGTGTTCGCGATCTGGAAGGGAGGCCTCGTGTTCTACGGCGGTGTGCTCGCGGCGGTGCCGGTCGGGATCTGGTACGTCCGAAAACACGACCTGCCGGTCTGGAAGACGGCGGACATCATGGCGCCCTACGCCGCACTTGGGCACGCTTTCGGGAGGCTCGGCTGCTTCTTTGCGGGCTGCTGCTACGGCGCACCCTGCACGGGCACGTTTTGCATCACCTTCAACGATCCCCATTCACTCGCACCCCTCGGCACCCCGCTCTTTCCGACACAACTTATGGAATCCGTCGGTGAGTTCATCCTTTTCGGCCTGCTCCTCCTCCTGCGGCGGTACAAGCGGTTTGACGGCCAGCTTTTCGGTCTTTATCTGATCTTCTACGCGGTCCTCAGGTTTTCCATCGAGTTCTTCCGTGGAGACGTGGCGCGCGGCGTTTATTTCGGCGGCCTCATCTCCACATCGCAGATCATCGCGATCGTCATCGCGCTGACAGCGGCAGCCACGATGGCGATAGGCAGGAAGAAGAACAGAGCCCGGGCCA
- the lspA gene encoding signal peptidase II: MKNKYRWAGTIISTVLVLDQLTKHLVQKNIRLYDVIQVIPGFFNLTHVRNKGAAFSLLSTLPDGWRSAFFVAVTLVAVAAIGVLIRKSHERLLVSAFSLIIGGALGNVIDRVRYGEVVDFVQWYVKSYYWPSFNVADSAITVGVALLVVDMLFVKRTEAISSKS; the protein is encoded by the coding sequence TTGAAGAATAAATATCGCTGGGCCGGAACGATCATCAGCACTGTCCTGGTCCTGGATCAGCTCACCAAGCACCTCGTCCAAAAAAACATCCGCCTGTACGATGTCATACAGGTCATCCCGGGATTTTTCAATCTCACCCACGTCCGGAACAAGGGTGCGGCCTTCAGCCTCCTTTCCACGCTCCCCGACGGATGGCGGAGCGCGTTCTTTGTTGCCGTGACGCTCGTAGCCGTCGCGGCGATCGGGGTCCTGATTCGGAAGTCCCACGAACGCCTGCTTGTCAGTGCGTTCTCACTCATCATCGGCGGGGCCCTCGGGAACGTGATCGACCGAGTCCGGTACGGCGAAGTGGTGGATTTCGTCCAATGGTACGTAAAGTCCTATTACTGGCCGTCGTTCAACGTCGCCGACTCGGCCATCACGGTCGGCGTGGCCCTGCTCGTCGTCGATATGCTGTTTGTAAAAAGAACAGAAGCGATAAGCTCCAAATCCTGA